The Coregonus clupeaformis isolate EN_2021a chromosome 3, ASM2061545v1, whole genome shotgun sequence genome includes a region encoding these proteins:
- the LOC121541708 gene encoding nanos homolog 1 produces the protein MDFLNHNYLSARNPYDYTFNFWNDYLGLSTLVTKNNKHMMPQNPNSITESLKATLGLDDSPECACVISGSSGGGHLDCCCPSTSPPPTSILDLKERFSILSPFQNQIGGIPLQDRDLGFGGSFAGFDLFGVERKMRKPTSRNKQEPKICVFCRNNGAPEEVYGSHVLKTPDGRVVCPILRAYTCPLCSANGDNAHTIKYCPLSKDQPTQRPLKGGRAVGGKRMKIF, from the coding sequence ATGGATTTTCTCAATCATAACTATTTGAGTGCACGCAACCCATATGACTATACCTTCAATTTTTGGAACGACTATCTGGGTCTGTCGACGTTGGTCACGAAGAATAACAAGCACATGATGCCCCAAAACCCAAACTCCATCACCGAGTCCCTGAAAGCAACCCTGGGTTTGGATGACTCCCCAGAATGTGCGTGCGTAATCTCGGGCAGTAGTGGAGGAGGACACTTGGACTGCTGTTGTCCATCCACGAGCCCTCCGCCTACCTCCATCCTGGACTTGAAGGAGCGCTTTTCAATTCTCAGTCCATTCCAAAACCAAATCGGTGGCATCCCACTACAAGACCGGGACTTGGGCTTCGGGGGAAGCTTCGCAGGATTTGACCTGTTCGGAGTGGAGAGGAAGATGCGGAAGCCAACGTCGAGGAATAAACAGGAGCCCAAAATCTGCGTCTTCTGCAGGAATAACGGTGCTCCGGAGGAGGTGTATGGCTCCCACGTTCTGAAGACACCGGACGGGAGGGTGGTGTGCCCCATTCTTCGGGCTTATACATGCCCTCTTTGCAGTGCCAATGGTGACAATGCGCACACAATTAAGTACTGCCCACTCTCCAAAGATCAACCAACCCAGCGACCATTAAAGGGAGGGAGGGCAGTGGGTGGTAAGCGAATGAAAATATTCTAG